A genome region from Chitinophagales bacterium includes the following:
- a CDS encoding TonB-dependent receptor plug domain-containing protein, which translates to MTERNTKTILFSFPLPMFVSRSFYFLSFLFFTAIATAQETATVKGVVTTPDGKGAIVSIVVEENQRFYTNSNDKGEYELTVPSGNTITLVFSSLNTLTVRQKITPKKDEVLQLNADVQSKVKEIKAVEIIDQRKRQETSTTDINVKQQLLPSVNESIEAYLVAQALGVQKNNELSSAYSVRGGNFDENLVYVNDFEVYRPFLIRSGQQEGLSFANPNMVQNIRFTSGGFQARYGDKMSSVMDVTYKRPKKLGGSFSASLLGFGGHLEGVFDKKQRFSFIVGVRQRLSQYILKSLETSGQYSPNFLDVQGFFNFQWNEKWSTEIITQYSRNSFDFKPVSRETTFGFITDVKRLTVYYEGQEADRYQTFMNGISLNYQPNENLRLKLLGSAYLNNEKEAFDILGEYYLSQVETDFSKESFGENLYSLGVGGLHSWARNELRSEVYVAAHRGSWFKNNHNLQWGVDYKREFIQDKISEWDRLDSAGYSLPPFPFTTDGENVRLNYMLKGSTTLKSNRFSAFIQDTWRFGDSVKYSLNYGVRYSYWDLNKEWLTISPRVQFSVKPKTKADIIINVSGGLYYQPPFYREMRNIKGVVNTNLRAQKSAHAVAGFNYAFKAWKRPFSFVTEVYYKYLWDLVPYDFNNVLIRYQGQNSSKGYAAGIDLRLNGELAEGDESWISLSFMKTAENIANDQYMAYYDSTGREISNSRTYRDQITDSAMVDVGSIPRPTDQLVNFALFFQDHIPRFKFIKVHLNLLIGTGLPFSPPGSSRYRNALRIPPYRRFDIGFSGQLWSNEWAKKKNTFGSWLKNVWLSVEVWNVLGISNTVSYIWVRDVSNNQYAVPNYLTSRRINAKLVVNF; encoded by the coding sequence ATGACAGAAAGAAACACTAAAACAATTCTCTTTTCGTTTCCTTTGCCAATGTTTGTAAGCCGGAGTTTTTATTTTCTCTCCTTTCTATTTTTTACTGCTATTGCCACTGCACAGGAAACCGCCACCGTAAAAGGCGTAGTAACCACTCCCGATGGCAAAGGAGCCATTGTGAGCATTGTGGTTGAAGAAAACCAACGATTCTATACCAACTCCAACGACAAAGGCGAATACGAGTTGACTGTTCCTTCGGGCAACACTATTACACTCGTATTCTCATCGCTCAACACACTTACCGTTCGCCAAAAAATTACACCCAAAAAAGATGAAGTACTACAGCTGAATGCCGATGTACAAAGCAAGGTTAAAGAAATTAAAGCGGTTGAAATTATAGACCAACGCAAAAGGCAAGAAACAAGCACTACCGACATCAATGTAAAACAACAACTATTACCATCGGTAAACGAAAGTATTGAAGCCTATTTGGTAGCGCAAGCGCTTGGTGTGCAAAAAAACAATGAACTCAGCAGCGCTTACAGTGTGCGCGGTGGCAACTTCGATGAAAACTTAGTATATGTAAACGATTTTGAAGTCTATCGCCCATTCTTAATACGCAGCGGACAGCAAGAGGGCTTAAGTTTTGCCAACCCCAACATGGTGCAAAATATTCGTTTCACATCCGGTGGCTTCCAAGCCCGCTATGGCGATAAAATGAGCAGTGTAATGGATGTAACCTACAAGCGTCCTAAAAAACTTGGAGGTTCATTCAGCGCTAGTTTACTAGGCTTTGGCGGTCATTTAGAAGGTGTGTTCGATAAAAAACAACGCTTCTCTTTCATTGTGGGTGTGCGCCAACGTTTAAGCCAATACATTTTAAAAAGCTTGGAAACCTCAGGGCAATACAGCCCCAACTTTTTAGATGTACAGGGCTTTTTCAATTTTCAATGGAACGAAAAATGGAGCACCGAAATAATTACCCAATACTCGCGCAATAGTTTCGACTTTAAACCCGTTTCGCGCGAAACCACTTTTGGATTTATTACTGATGTAAAACGCCTAACCGTATATTACGAAGGTCAAGAAGCAGACCGCTACCAAACCTTCATGAATGGTATTTCACTAAACTACCAACCCAACGAAAATCTTCGTTTAAAACTACTCGGTTCTGCTTATCTCAACAACGAAAAAGAAGCCTTCGACATTTTAGGTGAATACTATTTAAGCCAAGTAGAAACCGATTTTAGTAAAGAAAGTTTTGGCGAAAATTTATACAGCTTAGGCGTTGGTGGATTACACAGTTGGGCACGCAACGAACTGCGTAGCGAAGTTTATGTGGCAGCCCACCGCGGCAGTTGGTTTAAAAACAACCACAACCTGCAATGGGGAGTAGATTACAAACGCGAATTTATTCAAGATAAAATTAGCGAATGGGATAGGCTTGATAGTGCTGGCTATTCACTGCCGCCATTTCCATTTACCACCGATGGCGAAAATGTTCGATTAAACTACATGCTTAAAGGCTCCACCACCTTAAAATCGAATCGCTTTAGTGCATTTATTCAAGATACATGGCGCTTTGGCGATTCTGTAAAGTACAGTTTAAACTATGGAGTGCGGTATTCCTATTGGGATTTAAATAAAGAGTGGCTCACCATTTCGCCTCGCGTTCAATTTTCTGTAAAGCCCAAAACAAAAGCAGATATCATCATCAATGTTTCCGGTGGCTTATACTACCAGCCGCCTTTCTACCGCGAAATGCGCAATATAAAAGGCGTTGTAAACACCAACCTACGTGCGCAAAAATCTGCACATGCCGTTGCCGGATTCAACTATGCCTTTAAAGCATGGAAACGGCCATTTAGCTTTGTAACCGAAGTTTACTACAAGTACTTGTGGGACTTGGTTCCTTACGATTTCAACAATGTGCTTATTCGCTATCAAGGGCAAAATTCATCTAAAGGCTATGCTGCCGGAATAGACCTCCGCTTAAACGGAGAATTAGCCGAAGGCGATGAATCGTGGATTAGTTTAAGTTTTATGAAAACTGCCGAAAACATTGCCAACGACCAATACATGGCATATTACGACAGTACCGGAAGAGAGATTTCCAATTCACGCACTTACCGCGATCAAATTACAGACTCTGCCATGGTAGATGTTGGCTCCATTCCTCGCCCTACCGACCAATTGGTAAATTTTGCACTCTTTTTTCAAGACCATATTCCCAGATTCAAATTCATAAAAGTACACTTGAATTTATTGATTGGTACTGGCTTGCCATTTAGCCCTCCGGGTAGCAGCAGGTATAGAAATGCACTGCGCATTCCTCCTTACAGAAGATTCGACATCGGCTTTAGCGGACAACTCTGGAGCAATGAATGGGCAAAGAAGAAAAACACCTTTGGCTCTTGGCTGAAAAATGTTTGGCTCTCGGTTGAAGTATGGAATGTATTGGGCATTTCAAACACCGTATCGTACATTTGGGTACGCGATGTTTCTAACAATCAATATGCCGTACCAAACTACCTCACCAGCAGAAGAATAAACGCCAAACTTGTGGTTAATTTCTAG
- a CDS encoding ketoacyl-ACP synthase III, whose protein sequence is MPFSKITGLGFYVPETIVTNNDLAALMDTTNEWIIERTGIQERRFFTAGKDSVSNMAARAAKIALERAGKTPQDVDAIVFATLTPDYYFPGSGVLLQRELGLSRIPCFDIRSQCGGFIYALSVADQYIKSGMFKTVLVAGSEIQSNVMEISDRGRTMSVIFGDGAGVCVVEAHQEKGKGILSTHLHSDGNFAEELCCKLPSSSLADRGLSADAQQAGTLLPYMNGKLVFQYAVKYFPEVIREALTHNQLTENDLDLFIPHQANARITEYVRKEMNMPAEKVISNIHKYGNTTAASIPIALTEAWQDGKVKEGNLIALAAFGSGFMWGSALIRW, encoded by the coding sequence ATGCCTTTCAGTAAAATTACCGGGTTAGGCTTTTATGTGCCCGAAACCATAGTTACCAATAACGATTTGGCAGCGTTGATGGACACCACCAACGAATGGATAATTGAGCGCACAGGCATTCAGGAAAGAAGATTTTTTACAGCAGGAAAAGATAGCGTTTCCAACATGGCAGCCCGCGCTGCAAAGATAGCATTAGAGCGTGCAGGAAAAACACCTCAAGATGTGGATGCTATTGTTTTTGCAACCCTTACTCCAGATTATTATTTCCCCGGTTCCGGAGTGCTGTTACAGCGCGAATTAGGGCTATCGCGTATTCCATGCTTCGATATTCGTTCGCAATGCGGTGGCTTTATTTATGCACTTTCTGTTGCCGACCAATACATAAAATCGGGAATGTTTAAAACCGTTTTAGTAGCAGGCAGCGAAATTCAAAGCAACGTAATGGAAATAAGCGACCGCGGCAGAACCATGAGTGTAATTTTTGGCGATGGTGCCGGAGTTTGCGTAGTAGAAGCCCATCAAGAAAAAGGGAAAGGCATCCTTTCTACGCACTTGCACAGCGATGGTAATTTTGCAGAAGAACTATGCTGCAAGCTACCAAGTTCTAGTTTGGCAGATAGAGGACTTTCTGCCGATGCACAGCAAGCGGGCACTTTACTTCCTTACATGAATGGGAAATTGGTATTTCAATATGCAGTAAAATATTTCCCCGAAGTAATTCGCGAAGCCTTAACCCACAACCAACTTACAGAAAACGATCTAGATTTATTTATTCCGCACCAGGCCAATGCCCGCATTACAGAATATGTGCGCAAAGAAATGAACATGCCTGCAGAAAAAGTAATCAGCAATATTCACAAATACGGCAACACCACCGCAGCATCTATTCCAATTGCACTTACCGAGGCTTGGCAAGATGGTAAAGTAAAAGAAGGCAATCTGATAGCATTAGCAGCCTTCGGCAGTGGATTTATGTGGGGCAGTGCTTTAATACGGTGGTAA
- a CDS encoding YHS domain-containing protein: MKYLLSTASAIFLLSACNNNTATQVAEEETNSKPQLTVAMLSTPHDYVCGMDLEKDEFVADTTLYNGKIYGFCAHECKVEFAKNPEQYLTQN; encoded by the coding sequence ATGAAGTATTTATTAAGCACCGCCTCAGCTATATTTTTACTGAGTGCCTGCAACAACAACACCGCCACCCAAGTTGCCGAAGAGGAAACCAACAGCAAACCGCAATTAACAGTAGCCATGCTTTCTACACCTCACGATTATGTTTGCGGAATGGATTTGGAGAAAGACGAATTTGTTGCCGATACCACTTTATACAATGGTAAAATATATGGATTCTGTGCACACGAATGCAAAGTAGAGTTCGCAAAAAATCCGGAACAATACCTTACACAAAACTAA
- the mltG gene encoding endolytic transglycosylase MltG has translation MAKKKGTSFLLYFISIALIVAILGSLYVAYVVLAKPNIAVKKRTHIYIPTDSTYTFLLTQLQEKEVLKDVWSFEIIAQLKELPYKIKSGHYVIAPGMNNRQIVNLFRGGLQEPVKLVIYNIRTKEEFSGLVGRTIEADSMKVLETLNSDSFCKTFQLDTANILSHFIVDNYELWWNTPLEKFWKKMDAAHQAFWNQDRLQKAKALNMSEKEIVTLASIVEKEAIFHKEMPTIAGVYLNRLKIGMPLQADPTLVFALRDFNARRVLNYHKDFDSPYNTYKNTGLPPGPICMPRQNSIDAVLNAEQHQYLYFCANPDMSGYSIFSKTYEEQMKVAAQYRKKLNAMNIHK, from the coding sequence ATGGCAAAGAAAAAAGGTACATCCTTCCTACTATATTTTATTTCAATTGCACTTATTGTTGCAATCCTTGGCAGCTTGTATGTTGCTTATGTTGTTTTGGCCAAGCCCAATATTGCAGTAAAAAAACGCACCCACATTTATATCCCAACCGATTCTACTTATACTTTTTTGCTAACGCAGTTACAAGAAAAAGAAGTATTGAAAGATGTATGGAGTTTTGAAATTATAGCACAACTAAAAGAACTTCCTTACAAAATTAAATCGGGGCATTATGTAATTGCACCCGGCATGAACAATCGCCAAATTGTGAACCTCTTTCGAGGAGGACTACAAGAACCCGTAAAACTGGTTATATACAACATAAGAACCAAAGAAGAATTTAGCGGATTAGTAGGCAGAACCATCGAAGCCGACTCTATGAAAGTACTGGAAACACTCAACTCCGATTCCTTCTGCAAAACTTTTCAATTAGATACAGCCAATATCTTATCGCACTTTATTGTAGATAATTACGAACTATGGTGGAATACACCTCTGGAGAAATTCTGGAAAAAAATGGATGCCGCCCATCAAGCATTTTGGAATCAAGACAGACTACAAAAAGCAAAGGCATTAAACATGAGTGAAAAAGAAATAGTTACCCTTGCATCTATCGTTGAAAAGGAAGCTATTTTCCACAAAGAAATGCCCACCATTGCAGGCGTTTACCTCAATCGCCTAAAAATTGGAATGCCCTTGCAAGCCGACCCAACTTTAGTATTTGCACTACGCGATTTTAATGCCCGCAGGGTATTGAATTATCATAAGGATTTCGACAGCCCATACAACACTTACAAAAATACCGGATTGCCTCCGGGACCTATTTGTATGCCGCGTCAAAACAGCATAGATGCCGTATTAAATGCAGAGCAGCACCAGTACTTATATTTTTGTGCCAACCCCGACATGAGCGGCTATTCTATTTTCAGTAAAACCTACGAAGAACAAATGAAAGTAGCCGCACAATACAGAAAGAAATTAAATGCCATGAATATCCACAAATAG
- a CDS encoding SGNH/GDSL hydrolase family protein, producing MKIIRIAKWLLFQAILLIILLGIIETALRVKGFMPGNIQPAWSNFKTVDSLIEIPHFISDSNGLLIANRNYFKHINNWGFRFNKEQLQLSSKKKIMLIGDSFTWGMSAEPQDSCFADILNKNEALNIFNFGIPIADPLQYQTIASIYADSIHPDMVVVVFYTGNDVMLHDRDIRLSPFYYYTNAGALLALDGNKFLPSAEAAYKYYAFEKYRITKPDNLFEKIATRSALAARLLAISLQWKEKNDKDNAIKSMSISKKYLYAIQQQCLKRNIPFVIALIPEYKELAFYRTPFKAKYKALLQDKTLGQHCFVPNLNSSMYYPYPDAHFNNQGHRAFADFLQKILLQP from the coding sequence ATGAAAATAATACGCATTGCAAAATGGTTGCTGTTCCAGGCAATACTTCTAATAATTCTTTTGGGAATTATAGAAACAGCATTGCGTGTAAAAGGATTTATGCCCGGCAATATTCAACCGGCATGGAGCAATTTTAAAACGGTAGATTCGCTTATAGAAATCCCTCACTTTATTTCAGATTCCAATGGACTTTTAATTGCCAACCGCAATTACTTTAAGCATATAAACAATTGGGGATTTAGATTCAACAAAGAACAACTCCAACTTTCTTCAAAAAAGAAGATAATGCTTATTGGCGACAGCTTTACATGGGGCATGAGCGCAGAACCGCAAGACAGTTGTTTTGCAGACATACTCAACAAAAATGAGGCACTAAACATTTTCAACTTTGGCATTCCAATTGCCGATCCGCTGCAATACCAAACTATTGCTTCTATTTATGCAGACAGTATACATCCCGATATGGTAGTGGTGGTTTTTTATACCGGAAACGATGTAATGCTACACGATAGAGATATCCGTCTTTCGCCATTCTATTACTATACCAATGCCGGAGCACTATTGGCATTAGATGGCAACAAATTTTTACCATCGGCAGAAGCTGCCTATAAGTACTATGCTTTTGAAAAATACCGTATTACTAAACCCGACAACCTATTTGAAAAAATTGCCACCCGCAGTGCCTTGGCCGCGCGGCTGCTTGCCATATCGCTACAATGGAAAGAAAAAAACGATAAAGACAATGCCATAAAAAGCATGAGCATTTCAAAAAAATATCTCTATGCCATACAGCAGCAGTGCCTTAAACGAAACATTCCATTTGTAATTGCACTTATTCCAGAATATAAAGAATTGGCATTTTACCGTACACCTTTCAAAGCAAAATACAAGGCGCTCCTGCAAGATAAAACTTTAGGGCAACACTGTTTTGTGCCTAATTTAAACAGCAGCATGTATTATCCTTATCCCGATGCACACTTTAATAACCAAGGACACCGCGCATTTGCCGACTTTTTGCAAAAAATTCTTTTGCAACCATAA
- a CDS encoding 1-acyl-sn-glycerol-3-phosphate acyltransferase, giving the protein MQELPVRVFDFFRSKKWVPILLSVCLFAIFGWLAARINIENDISKLIPGNSSLQKINELQAASGLYDKIVFKIKTNSANTDTLIAAADALEQKLQTALPNHIKELKLHIDESAIFDVQETVSKHLPVFLDSSDYTQFDSLLAGNNLEEKLKTNAHLLNTISGIGAKKFFSNDPLGMALTPLQRMQSLQVDERIELYEGYLFTDEQKSILLFLTLTDSAQKKHADSIAIQLQQIEDDLEANYPYAQVFMFGGLLVANGNKVQLQRDTKLTLSLTIAGILLLTLAFFRRKRIPVLMLLPAAFGLVFSLGIIYILQGNISGISLAAGSIVLGIAINYSLHYFTQLSFLKDIRQTISELWVPLTLGSFTTVASFLALTLMASPILHDFGLLAGLSLCGAALFTLFLLPQFSPPTVGTLQFKNATFFSLNPRVSKHLNAIAFLTVIVFTALLYTQISKVKFVSELNDLNYTNQKLQSAEKEILWLQNDTSKTIFIATTATNLQTALQQNEALLQQLKKNTATGRIVKYASFSNVLPSQAVQQHRITFWNNYWTEHKKNLLLTKVESALQKAGFNENVFLHFKQNFFNSSTELNASEQQQLLTIFGNGLVSQTSKNATIFSSVTIEKTKRDEVYTTIQQLPGIILLDKQIISNALVEVLYSDFNSILAYTIFIVSIALVLGYGRIELAVITFIPMLLSWIWILGIMGFLGIHFNLINIVISTFIFGLGDDFSIFISDGLIGKYKNGKPHLQTHRISILLCALATLLGLGVLYFGKHPALKSIAAVSIIGILSVFIIGQIVQPFLFNYFIQSRKEKKLAPWTLRTLLLAIGAFTYFTFTALLLTLIGFVLLYALPFISQQKRKLWYHHILRFFVKSLVYLMANVRKVHIDKHNMDFSKPAVIIANHSSFLDILVIAMQHPKLILLTNKWVFYSPVFGKVVQLADYYPVMEGVDPAIEKFEKIVAQGYSIAVFPEGTRTPDGKLKRFHKGAFFLAEKLHLDIAPLVLHGIHHTMQKGDFMLFDGTMTMKFLPRITPQDTSYGNGYAERAKNISKLFKSNLATLKNQIETPAYFAQKLVSNYYYKGSAIERAAKKFTQKTPLINILHSHLPQQGSIVELHSGYGFFTFMLYLLESSRNITSVESNEEQRSIAANCYMANEQLSFLPNINAVQNRHFDAVLAHGKDALQNLAAIKYTYALLLLPEQEASTFTSSKTWENIGSFNGTTVLKSMSK; this is encoded by the coding sequence ACAGCCTTACCAAACCACATTAAAGAACTAAAGCTGCACATAGATGAATCTGCCATTTTTGATGTTCAAGAAACCGTATCTAAGCACCTTCCGGTTTTTTTAGACAGCAGCGACTATACGCAATTCGACTCTTTACTTGCCGGCAATAATTTAGAGGAAAAATTAAAAACCAATGCCCATTTACTCAACACCATTTCGGGTATTGGTGCTAAAAAATTCTTTTCAAACGATCCTCTAGGCATGGCGCTTACGCCACTCCAACGCATGCAATCGCTGCAAGTAGATGAAAGAATTGAGCTATACGAAGGTTACTTGTTTACAGACGAACAAAAAAGCATACTTCTATTCTTAACCCTAACCGACAGCGCACAAAAAAAACATGCCGATAGCATTGCAATTCAACTGCAACAAATTGAAGATGATTTGGAAGCCAATTATCCATATGCACAGGTATTTATGTTTGGCGGATTGCTGGTAGCCAACGGCAATAAAGTACAGCTACAGCGCGATACTAAACTTACATTATCGCTCACCATTGCCGGAATTCTATTGCTTACGTTAGCTTTTTTCAGGCGCAAGCGAATTCCTGTTTTAATGCTGCTTCCTGCGGCTTTCGGCTTGGTATTTTCGCTAGGAATAATTTATATTTTACAAGGAAACATTTCAGGTATTTCGCTGGCAGCAGGCTCAATTGTATTGGGTATTGCCATTAACTATTCGCTACACTACTTTACGCAGTTAAGTTTTTTGAAAGACATCCGGCAAACCATAAGCGAATTATGGGTACCGCTTACACTGGGAAGTTTTACCACCGTAGCTTCCTTCTTAGCGCTTACTTTAATGGCTTCGCCCATACTACACGATTTCGGATTGCTGGCAGGCTTAAGTTTGTGCGGAGCTGCTCTTTTTACATTGTTCTTGCTTCCTCAATTTTCTCCGCCAACCGTTGGAACATTACAATTCAAAAACGCAACCTTCTTTTCCTTAAACCCACGAGTTAGCAAGCACTTAAACGCTATTGCATTCTTAACGGTGATAGTGTTCACAGCTTTGCTTTACACTCAAATTTCAAAGGTGAAATTTGTAAGCGAGCTAAACGACCTCAACTACACCAATCAAAAACTACAATCGGCAGAAAAAGAGATTTTGTGGCTACAAAACGACACTTCTAAAACAATTTTTATTGCCACAACTGCTACCAATTTACAAACAGCCCTGCAGCAAAACGAAGCCCTGTTGCAGCAGTTGAAAAAAAACACTGCCACAGGCAGAATTGTCAAGTATGCTTCGTTTAGCAATGTGTTGCCATCGCAGGCAGTACAACAACACAGAATAACTTTTTGGAACAACTATTGGACAGAACACAAAAAAAATCTTCTGCTAACCAAGGTAGAAAGTGCTTTGCAAAAGGCCGGATTCAATGAAAATGTATTTCTGCATTTCAAACAAAACTTCTTTAACTCAAGCACCGAACTAAATGCAAGCGAACAACAACAGTTGCTTACAATCTTTGGCAATGGCTTAGTTTCACAAACCTCTAAAAACGCTACCATCTTTAGTAGTGTAACGATTGAAAAAACTAAAAGAGATGAAGTATATACTACCATACAGCAATTGCCCGGCATTATCTTACTCGATAAACAAATTATTTCCAATGCACTTGTAGAAGTACTCTACTCCGATTTTAATTCAATTTTAGCTTACACTATTTTTATTGTAAGCATTGCATTGGTGCTAGGCTATGGCAGAATTGAACTCGCTGTTATTACGTTTATTCCCATGTTGCTTTCATGGATTTGGATATTGGGAATAATGGGATTTTTAGGTATTCATTTCAACCTCATCAATATTGTTATCTCCACATTCATTTTTGGCTTGGGCGATGATTTCAGCATATTTATTTCCGATGGCTTAATTGGCAAATACAAAAATGGGAAGCCCCATTTACAAACACACAGAATCTCTATTTTACTCTGTGCTTTAGCCACTTTGCTTGGCTTAGGTGTATTGTATTTTGGCAAGCATCCGGCATTAAAATCAATTGCTGCAGTTTCAATTATTGGCATTCTAAGCGTATTTATTATTGGGCAAATTGTACAGCCTTTTTTATTCAACTACTTTATACAAAGCAGAAAAGAAAAAAAATTAGCACCGTGGACATTGCGCACACTGTTACTCGCCATTGGTGCATTTACCTACTTTACATTTACGGCATTGCTGCTTACGCTTATTGGTTTTGTACTGCTGTATGCTTTGCCATTTATTTCGCAGCAAAAACGAAAATTATGGTACCACCACATACTTCGATTCTTTGTAAAATCGCTGGTATATCTTATGGCAAATGTGCGGAAAGTACATATTGATAAACACAATATGGATTTTTCAAAACCTGCGGTAATTATTGCCAACCACAGTTCGTTCTTAGATATTTTGGTAATAGCCATGCAACATCCAAAACTTATTTTGCTCACCAATAAGTGGGTATTTTATTCTCCTGTATTTGGCAAGGTGGTGCAACTGGCAGACTATTATCCGGTAATGGAAGGTGTAGATCCCGCTATCGAGAAATTTGAAAAAATAGTAGCGCAAGGTTATTCCATTGCTGTGTTTCCCGAAGGCACGCGCACACCCGATGGCAAACTAAAACGCTTTCATAAAGGCGCATTTTTTCTTGCAGAAAAGCTCCATTTAGATATTGCACCATTGGTGCTACATGGCATTCACCACACCATGCAAAAGGGCGACTTTATGTTGTTTGACGGCACCATGACTATGAAATTTTTACCACGAATTACTCCGCAAGACACTTCTTATGGAAACGGCTATGCAGAGCGGGCAAAAAACATTTCAAAACTTTTTAAAAGTAATTTGGCAACACTAAAAAACCAAATTGAAACACCTGCTTACTTTGCACAAAAATTAGTCTCAAATTATTACTATAAAGGTTCTGCCATAGAAAGAGCCGCCAAAAAATTCACACAAAAAACACCACTAATAAACATACTCCACTCCCACTTGCCGCAACAGGGAAGTATTGTTGAACTACATTCCGGCTACGGCTTTTTTACCTTCATGCTTTACTTACTCGAAAGCAGCAGAAACATCACTTCCGTAGAAAGCAACGAAGAGCAACGAAGCATTGCCGCCAATTGCTATATGGCTAATGAGCAACTCTCTTTTCTTCCAAATATAAACGCAGTACAAAATAGGCATTTCGATGCGGTTCTTGCTCACGGAAAAGATGCTCTACAAAATCTTGCAGCCATTAAATACACCTATGCTTTATTGCTGCTGCCCGAACAAGAGGCAAGTACGTTTACTAGCAGTAAAACTTGGGAAAACATTGGTTCCTTTAACGGTACTACTGTACTAAAATCCATGAGTAAATGA